From a region of the Anomalospiza imberbis isolate Cuckoo-Finch-1a 21T00152 chromosome 3, ASM3175350v1, whole genome shotgun sequence genome:
- the SIX2 gene encoding homeobox protein SIX2: MSMLPTFGFTQEQVACVCEVLQQGGNIERLGRFLWSLPACEHLHKNESVLKAKAVVAFHRGNFRELYKILESHQFSAHNHPKLQQLWLKAHYIEAEKLRGRPLGAVGKYRVRRKFPLPRSIWDGEETSYCFKEKSRSVLREWYAHNPYPSPREKRELAEATGLTTTQVSNWFKNRRQRDRAAEAKERENNENSNSNSHNPLSASMNGNKTVLGSSEDEKTPSGTPDHTSSSPALLLSSNPGLQPLHGLGHPQGPSAIPVPSGDPMHHHSLQDSILNPMSSNLVDLGS, from the exons ATGTCGATGCTCCCGACTTTTGGCTTCACCCAAGAGCAAGTGGCCTGCGTCTGCGAGGTGCTCCAGCAAGGCGGCAACATCGAGCGGCTGGGGCGGTTCCTCTGGTCCCTCCCTGCCTGCGAGCACCTCCACAAGAACGAGAGCGTCCTGAAGGCCAAGGCGGTGGTGGCCTTCCACCGGGGCAACTTCCGCGAGCTCTACAAGATCCTGGAGAGCCACCAGTTCTCGGCGCACAACCACCccaagctgcagcagctctggctgaaggCGCACTACATCGAGGCGGAGAAGCTGCGGGGGCGACCCCTAGGGGCGGTGGGCAAGTACCGGGTGCGCCGCAAGTTCCCGCTGCCCCGCTCCATCTGGGACGGCGAGGAGACCAGCTACTGCTTCAAGGAGAAGAGCCGCAGCGTCCTCCGAGAGTGGTACGCCCACAACCCCTACCCGTCCCCCCGCGAGAAGCGGGAGCTGGCCGAGGCCACCGGCCTCACCACCACCCAGGTCAGCAACTGGTTCAAGAACCGCCGGCAGCGGGACCGCGCCGCCGAGGCCAAGGAAAG GGAAAACAACGAGAATTCCAACTCCAACAGCCACAACCCGCTCTCGGCGTCTATGAACGGGAATAAGACAGTTTTGGGGAGCTCAGAGGACGAGAAGACGCCGTCAGGGACCCCGGATCACACCTCCTCCAGCCCCGCGCTGCTGCTCAGCTCCAACcccgggctgcagcccctgcacgGCCTGGGCCACCCCCAGGGCCCCAGCGCCATCCCCGTGCCCAGCGGCGACCCCATGCACCACCACAGCTTGCAGGACTCCATTCTCAACCCCATGTCATCTAACTTGGTCGATCTGGGCTCTTAA